A genomic segment from Schistocerca piceifrons isolate TAMUIC-IGC-003096 chromosome 4, iqSchPice1.1, whole genome shotgun sequence encodes:
- the LOC124795646 gene encoding uncharacterized protein LOC124795646, producing the protein MQTSCYPPFSWSSSSNFEVITNSDLDTWPNTLTSSTINEINFTKWRKKWFVHSNSEFSWKRTFKAGTQKIHDRYLGENIQNELINLLANKVKNIIVNYVRESKYFSAILDCTPHKSHNESKAFPFFGVIQRIYVIFNASTPKWEILLNFTSEAAFRQSMGKQGGECQSYKITLKDIAESLQIEPKFGEKRIDKIGKQFDYEGDDMVGRAQPSEEKYKIDFFCPVIDTVLKSLKKGYTGQKTENAMKNLEKGLSVNINGECSKDIVASDLLTEIKVFRETVPEDVKTPMLILKYLNDIGNSFPNICLATEFC; encoded by the exons ATGCAGACCTCCTGCTATCCCCCATTCAGCTGGTCTAGTAGTAGTAATTTTGAAGTAATCACAAATTCAGACCTAGACACTTGGCCTAATACGTTAACATCCTCCACAATAAATGAAATT AACTTTACCaaatggagaaaaaaatggttTGTGCATTCGAATTCTGAATTCTCCTGGAAAA GAACATTTAAGGCAGGAACTCAAAAAATTCATGACCGCTATCTTGGGGAAAACATTCAAAACgaactcataaatttgcttgccaACAAAGTAAAAAACATCATTGTTAATTATGTAAGAGAAAGTAAATATTTCTCTGCCATACTTGACTGTACTCCTCATAAAAGCCACAATGAAT CAAAAGCATTCCCATTTTTTGGCGTAATTCAAAGAATATATGTTATTTTCAATGCATCCACTCCGAAATGGGAAATCTTATTGAACTTTACCAGTGAAGCAGCTTTCAGGCAGTCAATGGGAAAGCAGGGTGGAGAATGTCAAAGCTATAAG ATAACATTGAAAGATATAGCTGAAAGTTTACAGATTGAACcaaaatttggagaaaagagaattgaCAAGATtggcaagcaatttgattatgaaGGTGATGACATGGTTGGCAGAGCTCAACCTTCAGAGGAGAAATACAAAATCGATTTTTTCTGCCCTGTAATTGACACAGTGTTAAAAAGTTTGAAGAAAGGTTATACAGgtcaaaaaactgaaaatgctatgaAAAATCTTGAGAAAGGGCTAAGTGTGAACATAAACGGTGAATGTTCGAAAGACATTGTTGCATCAGACCTTTTGACAGAAATTAAAGTGTTCCGAGAAACAGTGCCCGAGGATGTGAAAACTCCTATGTTAATATTGAAATATTTGAATGATATTGGAAACTCATTTCCCAACATCTGTTTGGCTACAGAATTTTGCTAA